The Streptococcus iniae genome contains the following window.
TTGACGGCGCCATTTTTTTGTAATCTTAAGAACCCGTTTTAGTAATTGTTGATTGCCATTGTAATAACCATCTAAAAAGTCGTTTTTCTCAGGAATAAAGAACTGCATCTGGCAAATAAAGTGACGAGAAAAAGAGATAAGAATCTTCGTTAAATCTCGCAAATTAGCATCTGGAATATCAAAGGTATCTTTTATAGGAAGTAAGAGGCGTTGAAAGTTATCATTTTGTTCAAAAATAGAGCAACATAAGTCGGTGTCTTGTTCTGTCCATTCCTGACTTGCAAATGTATTTTTGCTTGTGATGTAAACTAGAAAAAAATAATCCAACTCATTAGCATCATAGCTTTGACCAGTCAAGGGGCTAAGAATATCAGTCAAACTATGCTTTAACTTATCATAGACAAAAAGCGCCTTTAATTGCTGAAAAATGGGTGATTTTGGAAGGGATAGCTTATAATCATGACGTTTCCAAGCAAGTGACAATAAAATATCGTAGAACAAGAAGGAGTCCACCAAAAGGTGAGAAAATTCAAGATGAGAAGCCGTTTCTTGAACATAAGCTTTAATAAGTGTGAGGTCATCGTCTGTCAGTGGATAGATGTCCAACCCGTATTTTGACTGTAGAAATGCAATCAAATACCTTATTCGATGCTCGTCACCGACAATACTATTTTTGACTAAGTCAAGCCCAACTTTTTTGATGTAGGGGCTAATAGCTTCGCGCAGCCGATAAGCAGAAGCGTTGGAAATAAAGGTTTTTTCCGCAAAGTAGGTTAAGGGTTTTTGAGCTTGCGCGTTCAGAATAAGAAATTTCAATAATTGTAGGATTTTAGACTCAGCATAGAGGTCGTGCAGGTAATTATCTTTCAATGCCTGTGGGTATTGGCAGGAAATGACTTGTTGTTTGATGCTGATGGTTAGTTGATCTGAAAAACAATGGTTGAGATCTTCAATGTACTGTTTTATGGTTGCGGGGGTTAGTTTGGTTTTATCAACCAATTCCGTCATTGATACAGTTGTTTTATCAAATAGTAGAGATAAGAGTTGTTTTTTATCCGTGATGGATCGTTCAATATAATGATCGAGCAAGAAAAACCTCCTGAAATAATACGAGTTGAATGTAACCCATTATAGCTAATTAAAAAAGAGAAATCAACTTTTAACAATCAACTTAAAACGTTGATTTTCATAGGGTTTTCAGAAATTCATGAAAGTGGTTTTCTCAACTGCTTACGATAAGCTCTTGTTTTTTGAGAAAAAAATGAAGGTTTTTGCCTAGTAATAGCTCATAAAAGTTGGTATGATTTTAGAAATTAAACCTGGGATTACCAATGGGGTGGTAGTGTCAAGGGGTTTTTAGTAACAGAGATAATGGAGAGAGCAATGACAATTCAAAACACTCAAGAAAGCAAGGCATTTTTTTCATTTCGAAAATCAAAAAAAGCATTAGTATCCGTTGGTATAGCTTCCTTATTTTTAGGGCTTGGAATGACCAGTGTTTCAGCTCAAGAAGTGACTGAAAATCAAGAAGCACTTGCTCAATTAGAGACAAATGCAGTAACCACACCTGATTTTGACAGCCAACTGAAAACGTTTGAAGAACAAGGCTTTGAGATTGAAAAAACAGTGCTTGAGGTTTCTTATGAAAAAGGGCAATTGCAAGCTATACAAGCGAACTATCAAGACGATTATAGCTTACAACTGGCAAGGCTAAAACAAGAAGTTGCTGCTTATCAAGAGCAAGTTGCTCACAATAAAGCCATCGAAGAAGCTAACCAAAAAGCAGAAAGTGCCTATCAAGCAAAAATCAAAGCCAATCAAGAAGCCAAAGTATGGAATCAGCAACAAGAAGAAACCTATAAAAAAAGTCTTGCAAGCTATGAAGCGTCAGTGAAAGATTTAGGTAATCTTTACCAATTCAGTCAAGAAGATAAGAAGAATCCTCAGAATAATAGCTCAGAAAGTTTACAACTTTATGGACAAGTTGATGAGTCTCAAAAAAATAACATCACATACTATCAAAATGTTAAAATAAAGGCTGATTTGGCTGCATTAGAAGCTCATTCTTTAAAAGATGCCTTAACCTGGACAGCAAACACAAGATTTGAAAAAGTTTCTGGAGATTATAAGGTTGAGACGGGTAACGACCTAAAAAATGAAACTGATCGTGTTCATCACTTAAACAAACTAAGTGGTTATAAAGTAGGAGACAGTTTCAAGTTGACTAACGTTGGCACCATTGAGACAGGTCAATCTCTCCACCTTCAGGTAACTATTAAAAGTATCGGAGAAGGCTATGGGACTAAGACTGAAACAGGTGCCTTTACGATTCCACAAGCCCTTTATGTTGGTAAAATCAAAGATGCTAATGGTGCTGATTCTTTTGAATTTATTTACCGTAATCATAGGCATTTAGGTTTTGAATTCGCCTTTATTAATGATAAAAATGAACCAATCCGTCTTTTCACCTCACAAATTCTAGGGGACATTGACTGGGGGCAAGAAGTTTCCATTGATTTTGGTGCTAAAGGGCAAAGCCTATACACCATCCCAGACGGTGCTAAAGTGACTTACAAAGATGGTAAATTCACGTCAGAAGAAAGTTTAGCCGTTGAAAACTTTGATAAAACGCCAGAAGGAACACTCCTAATGCTTGGTGTTGGTGAAGTGATGAACTACACGCATTATACGGAGCCAAGTTATTATCAAAATGCTGATAAGAGTGAGATGAATGCTCAAACCTTTGAAGATGAAAAACTCGGTTTAATGAATGGATCAAGTGCATTATCTGAAGGTAAAAAACGTGTGGCTGGTATTCTCTTTTCACTTTTTGGCAAATCCATTACCTTAAAAGAGACAATTAAACCTAAACAAGCACAGTTAAAAACCATTGAAGAAGCTGTGACACCAATAGCAGTTCCCATTCCAAAAGTTGAAAAGCCTCGCTTGAAAGCAAAGCTTTATCAGTTTACTGAACAAGCTGCAAAAGAAGTTATTGAGGTTAGTTATGGTTTTGGGACAGTGATTGATAGTGATGAGGCCTGTTCAGAAGAAATCAGAGGTCAGTTACTTGGTTTGACTGAAGTGGAAGATAATTACGGTCCACTCATTGAAGAAGACTATGAATCTCCTTTAGAGGGAATGTCAGGTCAGACAGCTTCTCTAAGTGTCGAAGAAAATTATGGTCCAATAATCGAAGAAGATTATCAGTCACCTTTAGAAGGAATGTCGGGATACTCTTTTGATCTTTTTGAAGAAGAAGACAGCAAACCTTTAGCTACTCTTATTGGGGCTAATAGTATGAGTGATAGCATCGAAGATAGTCAAGAAGTACCAGAATATAAAGTCTCTGTTAGCGAAGAATGGCTTGACACAAGTATTGAGGAAGAAGACCCTATCGTAGAACTGCCTTCATTTAGAGTAAGACGTGGTTTAGAAAGTGAAGAAACTCTAGAATCTTCTGACGAGATGTCATTTGAAACAGAATTAGATGCAGAAGAAGTGTCAAGTCAGGAATTATCTAACCAGCTTTTAAGAGCAAATGAAATTGAAACTGAAGAAGAAGTGACAGCACCAATTGATCCTCTTATTCTTCAAGACCTAAATTTCTCTACGGAGTCTGTAGCCGAACTATCCTTAATTGAAGAAGAGACCGTAAACCATTCTGAATGGCTTACAGAACTAGTATTTCCTACAGTCTTAGAAATAGAAGCCGTTGAAGAACTATCTGTCCAAGTAGAAAGCAAAGTCATCTTGGATTTAGTTGAGACTGCAAAAACAGATGATGCATTACAAGCAGCAACAGAGCCTTCTATTGGAGCAATTGTAATTGAGGAAGTCCTTGATATCAATCAAAGTAATGACGACAGTGAGCCTGCTTTAGCTGACCTAGCAGTTGACAATGAAGAAAAGAAATCACTAGAAAGTGAAGAGGCAGTTGCCACTGACATTGACCTTGTTGAGGAAGTTCTTTTGCCAGTTCTTGATTATCAACAAGCTAATACAGTTCTGAATGATTCTTTCAAAGAGAAGGTCGTGTTAGAAGAAGTCAGCAAGACAATCATCGAAACAACAACAAGGTCTTCTAATGAATCGTCGGTGGTTTCAGGTGCTATCAACTATACAACTGAAGAAAATGAAGATGTCATCATTCAGGAAATGGCTGTTTTGCCACTAGCTGTTATACCTCAAGATGTGCACTTTTTAGATGAGGAAAATGTCCCTCATAACCTACCAATGACTTTAGACATGAGTGGTCATGACCTTCAAGGTGAAGAACTTGAAGCGATAGTTATGAATGGTCTTATTGACGAAAAAGCAGCTACTATTGCTAAAGATGAGGTAAAAGTATTACCGATTGAGCAAGCATCAAGTGACGAGAGTTCTAAGCAGGTATTAACTGATCAGGCGAGCTCAAGAACAGCTGAAAGTTCTAAGACCCCTTCAGGATTTATTCTAACACCAGTTACAAGTGTTAAAGAAAAAACAATGCAAGAGGCTTTGCCTCATACGGCTGATCAAGATGCTAAAAAACCGATGCTTTTTGCTATGGTGATGATTTTAGCAGGGCTATCTCTCCTAAAGAAAAAATCAGAAACAAAATAAAAACGAAGCAGTCATCAATCAAGTGGTGATTGCTTTTTTTGAGGGAAAGGGTTGAGAAGCTACAAGAAATTCTAGTAATCTTATCTAAATAAGATATAATAGTAAGTCAAGAGAAACATCCTTATGTAAGATTAGAAAGAGGGTTCATATGTCAGAACGTTTATCAGGTCATACTTTATTAATTGCACTTATTGCAACACCTATTCGCCATAGTTTGTCCCCTAAGATGCACAATGAGGCATTTGCTAAATTAGGCTTGGATTATGCCTATCTTGCTTTTGAAGTAGGTAATGAGCAATTAGCTGACGCTGTTCAAGGGATTCGTGCTCTAGGAATCAGAGGATCTAATGTGTCAATGCCAAATAAGCAGACTATTATTCCCTTATTGGACGAGATTTCCCCTGCTGCAGAAATGGTAGGAGCAGTTAATACTGTTGTCAATAAGGACGGTAAGGGGCATTTAGTGGGTCACATCACTGACGGAATAGGGGCTGTTAGAGCTTTAGAAGCCGAAGGTGTTAGGGTGAAAGAAGAGGTGATTACCATTGCAGGTGCTGGTGGAGCAGGAATGGCTATCGCTGTTCAAGTAGCACTAGAGGAAGCTAAAGAGATCCGTATCTTTAATCAAAAAGATGCCTTTTTTGATAAGGCTAAGCAGACCATTGCGAAAATAAATCAGGAAACACAATGTTTAGCGACAATCCACGATTTAGACGACCAAACTGCCTTTAAACAATCTATTGCAGAGTCCAGTATTTACATTGATGCTACTGGCGTTGGTATGAAACCATTAGAGGACCAAAGTTTAATTACAGATCCAGATGTCATCAGAGAGGATTTGGTTGTTTTTGATGTCGTATATAGCCCTGCCCAGACAAGATTGCTCAAGTTTGCTAAGGAGCATGGTGCTAAAAAAGCAATCAATGGTCTTGGAATGATGCTTTATCAAGGTGCAGAAGCTTTTAAACTCTTTACGGGAGAAGAAATGCCTGTCGATGCTATCAAAGAACTCTTGTTTGACGATCAAAACGGATGATTAGGGGTCATCTTCTAACAGCATTACCTAGTCAAAAAACAATTATTTTGGTATCCTAGTAAAATAATGTTTTAGGAAATAACAAATTAAGGATACCTATGTTTACAGAGTTTATTAACAGCATTTTGACCCAGTATGGTCTTTATGCCTTTGCTATTATTTTTGCCATTATTTTTATTGAAACAGGTCTTGTCTTCTTTCCCTTCTTACCTGGAGACTCCCTACTTTTTATGACAGGGGCCTCTCTTGCTACAAGTGGCTACCAACCCATTCCTTTTATTGTCTTATTGGCTAGCGTAGCTATATTAGGGGATTACGTCAATTATAGTCTTGGTCGACAATACGGCTTGTCTCTAAGAAAGGTGCCCTTTTTTGGCAAGTTCATCAAGGACAGTCATATCAAGGAAACAGAAGCATTCTTTGGAAAATATGGCAAGATTGCCATCTCACTGGGACGTTTTGTTCCAATTGTAAGAACCTTTATTCCTTTTATTTCTGGAATTGGTAAGATGGATAAAAAGCAATTCTTATTATATAACTGCATTGGTGGTATAACTTGGATTATTATTGGCATTTTATCAGGCTTCTTTTTTGGAAGCATACCATTTGTGCAGCAGCATTTTGAAGCTATCATGCTTGCCATTATCCTTATCTCAGTCTTTCCCATGCTACTGGT
Protein-coding sequences here:
- a CDS encoding VTT domain-containing protein codes for the protein MFTEFINSILTQYGLYAFAIIFAIIFIETGLVFFPFLPGDSLLFMTGASLATSGYQPIPFIVLLASVAILGDYVNYSLGRQYGLSLRKVPFFGKFIKDSHIKETEAFFGKYGKIAISLGRFVPIVRTFIPFISGIGKMDKKQFLLYNCIGGITWIIIGILSGFFFGSIPFVQQHFEAIMLAIILISVFPMLLVFAKRKLTKNN
- a CDS encoding shikimate dehydrogenase, yielding MSERLSGHTLLIALIATPIRHSLSPKMHNEAFAKLGLDYAYLAFEVGNEQLADAVQGIRALGIRGSNVSMPNKQTIIPLLDEISPAAEMVGAVNTVVNKDGKGHLVGHITDGIGAVRALEAEGVRVKEEVITIAGAGGAGMAIAVQVALEEAKEIRIFNQKDAFFDKAKQTIAKINQETQCLATIHDLDDQTAFKQSIAESSIYIDATGVGMKPLEDQSLITDPDVIREDLVVFDVVYSPAQTRLLKFAKEHGAKKAINGLGMMLYQGAEAFKLFTGEEMPVDAIKELLFDDQNG
- a CDS encoding helix-turn-helix domain-containing protein, coding for MLDHYIERSITDKKQLLSLLFDKTTVSMTELVDKTKLTPATIKQYIEDLNHCFSDQLTISIKQQVISCQYPQALKDNYLHDLYAESKILQLLKFLILNAQAQKPLTYFAEKTFISNASAYRLREAISPYIKKVGLDLVKNSIVGDEHRIRYLIAFLQSKYGLDIYPLTDDDLTLIKAYVQETASHLEFSHLLVDSFLFYDILLSLAWKRHDYKLSLPKSPIFQQLKALFVYDKLKHSLTDILSPLTGQSYDANELDYFFLVYITSKNTFASQEWTEQDTDLCCSIFEQNDNFQRLLLPIKDTFDIPDANLRDLTKILISFSRHFICQMQFFIPEKNDFLDGYYNGNQQLLKRVLKITKKWRRQISTDTFINYHHLYLFCNYLELFLKASQPKLEVILLWTDLISSRLLSQYLPDHFSQNAVHFTSYHLLGDDIYDIKNAKADLIITNNRLIPFIREELAADTPIMEFSYNNIQEKTQQLQGLINQFKEKHYQNYLTDKLQFKKLSPKKG